One window of Nocardia sp. NBC_00508 genomic DNA carries:
- a CDS encoding nucleotidyl transferase AbiEii/AbiGii toxin family protein, whose amino-acid sequence MHRVLQQSPGARDPRRGYRDRRSKLAGSQSAAVTYEYRTVMLPNDFSMNTLGFREAFLAAQTVTLPGPLALRIPSMAAQALLKLVAWHDRRWDSKKDAIDLHTMLDWYDDDSQLDALYSENLDLLAAYDYDSTLANAHRLGRDIAPLLDPAAAQRVHRLLVDRSAMERLANDMGKSFDRSYQRLSAMYAGIGTKDTDAG is encoded by the coding sequence ATCCATCGGGTTCTTCAACAAAGCCCCGGAGCGCGCGACCCGCGACGTGGATATCGCGATCGCCGTAGCAAGCTGGCAGGAAGTCAGTCAGCTGCAGTCACGTATGAATACCGCACCGTCATGTTGCCCAACGACTTCAGCATGAACACGCTTGGGTTCCGAGAGGCTTTCCTAGCAGCACAAACCGTTACTCTTCCTGGGCCGCTCGCACTTCGCATTCCGTCGATGGCCGCACAGGCGCTCCTGAAGCTCGTCGCGTGGCATGACCGGCGTTGGGATAGTAAGAAAGACGCGATTGATCTGCACACGATGCTCGACTGGTACGACGACGACTCGCAACTCGACGCCCTCTATAGCGAAAATCTCGATCTGCTCGCCGCCTACGACTACGATTCGACACTCGCGAATGCCCACCGACTCGGTCGCGACATCGCACCTCTTCTCGACCCGGCAGCGGCGCAGAGAGTTCATCGCCTGCTTGTCGACCGGAGCGCTATGGAGCGCCTGGCGAACGACATGGGGAAGTCGTTCGATCGAAGTTACCAGAGGCTTTCCGCTATGTACGCAGGAATTGGGACCAAGGACACCGACGCGGGCTGA
- a CDS encoding type IV toxin-antitoxin system AbiEi family antitoxin: MFTTDEHQHEVNKLLHEAMPVLQEHGIALRVGQRRLDSPDSHYDLVARLDAGARGHRDYAVEVRPRLSSANAKALPPTKLPLLLITPYVSRATADVLRRSEVDFVDLAGNLSIRWPSLLINIVGNRPREPQPKPSRRAPRAFSTAGAKVLFTVLSWPDTLTLPLRSIADRSGVSLGTTQIVLNELVASGYIYSAHGRKTLTNGRELLDRWAEAFTTSVSHKLAFAEFRDKSDRWWQGSRELLLESGVQLGGEAAGSVLDPHLIPTTTLLYCDAFPRPVIAQRHWSRADRDSNVVLRQRFWSAPEPLDPLVPSTLIYADMWGSGDPRQREHAERIRQHDNRLVQLDRS; this comes from the coding sequence ATGTTCACTACCGATGAACATCAACATGAAGTGAACAAGCTCCTACATGAAGCGATGCCGGTACTTCAAGAGCACGGCATCGCTCTGCGGGTTGGCCAGCGACGGCTGGATAGCCCGGATAGCCACTACGACCTGGTCGCACGGCTCGACGCCGGGGCGCGTGGTCATCGCGATTACGCTGTCGAAGTTAGACCTCGCCTGTCGAGCGCGAATGCCAAAGCACTTCCGCCCACGAAGCTCCCACTACTACTTATTACGCCGTATGTATCCAGAGCAACTGCAGATGTACTAAGACGAAGCGAGGTCGACTTCGTAGACCTTGCCGGAAATCTGTCCATCCGTTGGCCTTCGCTGCTGATCAACATCGTCGGCAACCGCCCTCGTGAACCTCAGCCCAAACCGTCCCGGCGGGCACCCCGTGCCTTCAGCACCGCAGGCGCAAAGGTGCTGTTCACAGTATTGAGCTGGCCGGATACGCTCACGCTTCCCCTGCGGTCGATTGCGGATCGGAGCGGCGTATCTCTTGGAACCACCCAGATCGTGCTGAATGAGCTGGTCGCGAGTGGCTATATATACAGCGCCCACGGCCGGAAAACGTTGACCAACGGCCGAGAGCTACTGGACCGATGGGCCGAAGCGTTTACCACCTCGGTAAGCCATAAATTGGCTTTCGCCGAGTTTCGCGACAAGTCCGATCGGTGGTGGCAGGGCTCGCGAGAACTTTTGCTCGAAAGCGGAGTGCAGCTCGGAGGAGAGGCCGCCGGCAGCGTGCTCGATCCACATTTGATCCCAACGACAACTCTACTGTACTGTGACGCCTTCCCGCGGCCCGTCATCGCGCAGCGCCACTGGAGCCGAGCCGACCGCGATTCTAATGTCGTTCTTCGACAACGCTTCTGGTCGGCACCAGAACCTTTGGACCCGCTGGTACCGAGCACATTGATATACGCGGACATGTGGGGATCGGGGGACCCCCGTCAGCGGGAACACGCGGAAAGGATCCGGCAGCATGACAATAGACTTGTCCAACTCGACAGATCCTGA
- a CDS encoding type II toxin-antitoxin system Phd/YefM family antitoxin → MAAAISVSEARKNLFPLVKQVNEDHDTVEIVSKGGNAVLMSKEDYDSLMTTVELLSGRDGARLRRSIQELESGGGAERDLIE, encoded by the coding sequence ATGGCTGCGGCGATTTCCGTGAGTGAAGCACGCAAGAATCTATTTCCCCTGGTCAAGCAGGTCAATGAGGATCACGACACGGTAGAGATCGTGTCGAAAGGGGGGAATGCCGTGTTGATGTCCAAGGAAGATTACGACTCGCTGATGACGACCGTGGAGTTGTTGAGTGGGCGCGACGGGGCGCGCCTACGGCGGTCGATCCAGGAACTCGAAAGCGGCGGCGGCGCTGAGCGCGACCTCATCGAATGA
- a CDS encoding Txe/YoeB family addiction module toxin: MRVVFSESAWEEYSAWLQRDRVVLKKVNVLIKAILTDPFEGIGKPEPLKHDLAGYWSRRITQEHRIVYRVVDDAIWIAKVGKHYE; encoded by the coding sequence ATGAGAGTCGTCTTTTCCGAATCCGCGTGGGAGGAATACTCGGCGTGGCTTCAGCGCGACCGCGTTGTGCTGAAGAAGGTCAATGTGCTGATCAAGGCCATCCTGACCGATCCGTTCGAGGGCATCGGCAAGCCCGAGCCCTTGAAGCACGACCTGGCGGGTTACTGGTCACGTCGGATTACGCAGGAACACCGCATCGTCTACCGAGTGGTGGATGATGCGATCTGGATCGCCAAGGTCGGCAAGCACTACGAATAG
- a CDS encoding aminotransferase class IV: MANPHPHVYLGDRIVAADAATVGVASSAVLYGLSVYTVFPVHVDGAARTAFRLEDHFRRLEESCKIIGIDRFAVEWDFARFRAAVVELVAANAPDEDVFVRATVHVVEPIPGTRVRGCAIQVSIFVYDAVPIVPQDGMRLKSSPWRRIPDNAIPSRAKVNGAYVNSVLAKQDAIDSGYDDCVFLDGNGHVCELSAANIFLVRGGTLITPDVSCDILDGINRRTVLTLAAEDGIPVVERTVDLTELYIADEVFVTGTSSGAAPVVEVDGRLIADGTPGPVSQALRKRHYAALRTDDLHGWVTNLSA, translated from the coding sequence ATGGCTAACCCTCATCCCCACGTGTATCTCGGCGACCGAATCGTTGCGGCCGATGCAGCCACGGTCGGAGTCGCGTCGTCGGCGGTGTTGTACGGACTGAGCGTCTACACCGTCTTCCCGGTGCACGTGGACGGGGCAGCACGGACGGCGTTTCGGCTGGAGGACCATTTTCGGCGGCTCGAGGAGTCGTGCAAGATCATCGGGATCGATCGGTTCGCCGTTGAGTGGGATTTCGCCAGGTTTCGCGCTGCCGTCGTGGAACTGGTGGCGGCGAACGCCCCGGACGAGGACGTCTTCGTGCGGGCGACAGTGCATGTGGTCGAACCCATTCCGGGCACTCGGGTGCGTGGCTGCGCGATCCAGGTGAGCATTTTCGTCTACGACGCGGTGCCGATCGTCCCGCAGGACGGGATGCGGCTGAAGTCAAGCCCGTGGCGGCGCATTCCGGACAACGCCATCCCATCCCGCGCCAAAGTCAATGGCGCGTACGTGAATTCGGTCCTGGCCAAGCAGGACGCGATCGACAGCGGCTACGACGACTGCGTCTTCCTCGACGGCAACGGGCACGTCTGCGAACTCAGTGCGGCGAATATCTTCCTCGTCCGGGGCGGCACGCTGATCACCCCGGACGTGTCCTGCGACATCCTCGACGGCATCAACCGCAGGACCGTGCTCACTTTGGCGGCCGAGGACGGCATTCCGGTGGTCGAACGCACCGTGGACCTCACCGAGCTGTACATCGCCGACGAAGTCTTCGTCACCGGAACCTCCTCCGGGGCGGCCCCGGTCGTCGAGGTCGACGGTCGCCTGATCGCCGATGGCACACCAGGGCCGGTCTCGCAGGCGCTACGCAAGCGCCACTACGCCGCGCTGCGCACCGACGACCTGCACGGATGGGTCACGAATCTGTCCGCTTAG
- a CDS encoding serine hydrolase domain-containing protein yields the protein MGRFGGFLAGIVAVSLVAGNLLAGSAYAAPDDEVRCAITSGRDLERAAPEQVGLDSGRLHEALRFAAWRNRFNVQVFRHNCLIGEGLTNDQTDHVAWNIWSATKSVVSVLAGIAWDQGKLELDAPIDRYLPAELGGPAHRSITVENLLTETSGMRVGVVTEGITGVIPIDPNSAVQALGVPLDNPPGTVFTYSQRNVDLLAYVLELAVGEPVQQFAQRELFDPLGIQRGDYYWARDRSGHTYGYAHLMIPPKGFAKLGLLASNEGQWGDQRIVSAEYLRKARTPSPANPCYGYLYWLGPGCAETADFLPGDVYSMAGLGMQNAFIIPSLDLTVVWTGVFGNVSSQGVSGIIQNTQELPYEFFRKLFDAFDERPVPDPGPYIEPPLRLDPRRFVDNDILIAVFGLGPAAYPGCNVFACLNHPLNPPFADTPPGCAILACLGPDPRTPGIR from the coding sequence ATGGGGCGTTTCGGTGGATTCCTAGCGGGAATCGTGGCGGTCTCGCTGGTAGCGGGCAATCTACTCGCCGGGAGTGCGTACGCCGCGCCCGACGATGAGGTTCGGTGCGCGATTACCTCTGGCCGTGACCTGGAACGGGCGGCGCCGGAGCAGGTCGGATTGGATTCCGGGCGGCTGCACGAAGCGTTGCGGTTCGCGGCCTGGCGAAACCGGTTCAACGTGCAGGTGTTCCGGCACAACTGCCTGATCGGTGAGGGGCTGACGAACGATCAGACCGATCACGTCGCGTGGAACATCTGGAGCGCGACCAAGAGCGTCGTCTCCGTGCTCGCCGGAATCGCCTGGGACCAAGGCAAACTAGAACTCGACGCGCCGATCGACCGGTATCTGCCCGCCGAGCTCGGTGGACCTGCGCACCGGTCGATCACCGTGGAGAATCTGCTCACCGAGACGTCGGGCATGCGGGTCGGAGTGGTGACCGAGGGCATCACCGGCGTGATCCCGATCGACCCGAACAGCGCGGTGCAGGCGCTCGGCGTGCCGCTGGACAATCCGCCCGGCACCGTATTCACCTACAGCCAGCGGAATGTCGACCTGCTGGCTTACGTGCTCGAGCTCGCCGTCGGTGAACCAGTGCAACAATTCGCGCAGCGGGAATTGTTCGATCCGCTCGGCATTCAGCGCGGCGACTACTACTGGGCCCGCGACCGCTCCGGGCACACCTATGGTTACGCACACCTGATGATTCCGCCGAAGGGCTTCGCGAAGCTCGGCCTGCTGGCGAGCAACGAGGGACAGTGGGGTGACCAGCGCATCGTCTCCGCCGAGTATCTGCGGAAAGCGCGCACGCCCTCGCCGGCGAACCCGTGCTACGGGTACTTGTACTGGCTCGGGCCTGGTTGCGCCGAGACCGCGGACTTCCTGCCCGGCGACGTGTACTCGATGGCGGGGCTGGGGATGCAGAACGCCTTCATCATTCCGAGCCTGGACCTCACGGTGGTGTGGACCGGCGTCTTCGGCAATGTCAGCAGCCAGGGCGTGAGCGGGATCATTCAGAACACCCAGGAACTGCCCTACGAGTTCTTCCGCAAACTATTCGACGCGTTCGACGAGCGGCCGGTACCCGACCCCGGCCCCTACATCGAGCCGCCGCTGCGGCTGGACCCCCGCCGCTTCGTCGACAACGACATCCTGATCGCGGTCTTCGGCCTCGGGCCCGCCGCCTACCCGGGCTGCAACGTCTTCGCCTGCCTGAATCACCCGTTGAACCCGCCATTCGCGGACACCCCGCCGGGCTGCGCCATCCTGGCCTGCCTCGGGCCCGACCCACGCACCCCGGGCATCCGCTGA
- a CDS encoding APC family permease yields MASQDGSLHRRLGLTDSVIIGLGAMIGAGIFAALAPAAASAGSWLLLALAVAALLAYCNAMSSARLAARYPVSGGAYVYGRERLGPFWGYLAGWGFVAGKTASCAAMALTVGSYAWPEQAHAVAVGAVVAITAVNYTGVQKSAVATRVLVAAVLAVLALVVVAGLFGTHSAAMALPDRIGPRDVLTAAGLLFFAFAGYARIATLGEEVREPERTIPRAVLIALGLALAVYLLVAVAALSVLGSAGLAHATDPLAKVVTAAGVPAAAPVVRIGAVLAAAGSLLALILGVSRTVLAMARDRYLPGALAAVHPRFGVPHRAELVVGAVVAVVAAVFDLRAAIGFSSFTVLVYYLIANVSAATLTAEENRPPRWIPVVGAAGCVIVGFSLPISSVLAGLGTLAVGAVLYALRTRPRG; encoded by the coding sequence ATGGCGTCGCAGGATGGGAGCTTGCACCGCAGGCTCGGGCTTACCGATTCGGTGATCATCGGGCTCGGGGCGATGATCGGAGCGGGTATCTTCGCGGCGCTGGCGCCGGCGGCGGCCTCAGCTGGGAGTTGGTTGCTGCTCGCGCTCGCGGTGGCGGCGCTGCTCGCGTACTGCAATGCGATGTCGTCGGCGCGGCTGGCGGCGCGGTATCCCGTTTCGGGCGGGGCATATGTGTATGGGCGGGAACGGCTCGGGCCGTTCTGGGGCTATCTCGCCGGGTGGGGATTCGTCGCGGGAAAGACGGCCTCCTGTGCGGCGATGGCGTTGACGGTCGGCAGTTATGCCTGGCCTGAGCAGGCGCATGCGGTGGCGGTTGGCGCGGTGGTTGCGATTACCGCGGTCAACTACACGGGGGTGCAGAAATCGGCGGTGGCCACTCGGGTGCTCGTCGCGGCGGTGCTCGCGGTGCTCGCGCTGGTGGTCGTGGCAGGGTTGTTCGGAACGCATTCGGCGGCAATGGCATTGCCCGATCGGATCGGTCCACGTGACGTTCTCACGGCGGCGGGGCTGCTGTTCTTCGCGTTCGCCGGATACGCGCGCATCGCCACCCTCGGCGAGGAGGTGCGAGAACCAGAGCGGACCATTCCCCGGGCCGTCCTGATCGCGCTCGGGCTCGCGCTCGCGGTCTACTTGCTGGTGGCCGTCGCGGCGCTGAGCGTGCTCGGCTCCGCCGGGCTGGCCCACGCAACCGACCCGTTGGCGAAAGTGGTCACCGCGGCGGGCGTCCCCGCGGCGGCCCCGGTGGTGCGGATCGGTGCGGTGCTCGCGGCGGCCGGATCGCTGCTCGCGCTGATTCTCGGTGTGTCCCGCACAGTGCTCGCGATGGCTCGGGATCGCTACCTACCGGGTGCGCTGGCTGCGGTGCATCCGCGGTTCGGGGTGCCGCATCGCGCGGAACTGGTGGTGGGCGCGGTCGTCGCGGTGGTCGCCGCGGTCTTCGATCTGCGTGCGGCGATCGGCTTCTCCTCGTTCACGGTGCTCGTCTACTACCTGATCGCGAATGTCTCCGCCGCGACTCTGACCGCCGAGGAAAACCGTCCACCGCGCTGGATTCCGGTCGTCGGCGCGGCGGGCTGCGTCATCGTCGGATTCTCGCTTCCGATCAGCTCCGTCCTCGCCGGACTCGGCACCCTCGCCGTTGGCGCCGTGCTGTACGCGCTGCGTACGCGACCACGTGGATAG
- a CDS encoding ESX secretion-associated protein EspG → MSENCWQLDGFAFTLAVSAMGRDRLPYPLSYRPEFMEHRDDYERLRARMAQRLQQVFDERLHRALTTLLEPRVRIEIHGFHGPKHAQVVRIHAGLAGQVATIAQQLPGPDREHGRDVVITQCGVHMLVAQIAAKLPRCQGGSHYPFTARRSDLDQPVYSRHPTRLSPVEELNRFLRRPRASTGEITVYPGAAYDARPTTDGHAFIWLDYPTDGRYLLFNHDDNDFSIAPGPTDELMRQLQSRIDTVNRARTGAW, encoded by the coding sequence ATGAGCGAAAACTGCTGGCAGCTGGATGGTTTCGCGTTCACTCTCGCCGTGTCCGCGATGGGACGGGACCGGCTGCCGTATCCATTGAGCTACCGCCCGGAGTTCATGGAACACCGCGACGACTACGAGCGGCTGCGCGCCCGCATGGCACAGCGGTTGCAACAAGTCTTCGACGAACGACTTCACCGCGCACTGACCACATTGCTGGAACCGCGGGTACGAATCGAGATCCACGGTTTCCACGGCCCGAAGCACGCACAGGTGGTGCGCATCCACGCAGGTCTCGCAGGTCAGGTCGCCACGATCGCGCAGCAGTTGCCCGGCCCAGATCGCGAGCACGGTCGCGACGTGGTCATCACCCAGTGCGGCGTGCACATGCTGGTCGCCCAGATCGCGGCGAAACTGCCACGCTGCCAAGGCGGAAGTCACTACCCCTTCACGGCGCGACGCTCCGACCTCGACCAGCCGGTGTACTCCCGCCACCCGACCCGGCTATCGCCCGTCGAAGAACTCAACCGGTTCCTCCGACGTCCCCGCGCCAGCACCGGCGAAATCACCGTCTACCCAGGCGCCGCCTACGACGCCCGCCCCACCACCGACGGCCACGCTTTCATTTGGCTCGACTACCCCACCGACGGCCGCTACCTGCTGTTCAACCACGACGACAACGATTTCAGCATCGCCCCCGGCCCCACCGACGAACTCATGCGCCAACTCCAATCCCGCATCGATACCGTCAACCGCGCCCGCACCGGGGCGTGGTAG
- a CDS encoding DUF3558 domain-containing protein, which yields MPNQMEPRRGSPRPIVVTGKSDADAGRAMRTADVLCTVLGGAAVLALATGCGTVTDGTATTTSAAADSPHIFNPCTQLSDDVLRANRVDPATKSVTTDPAEGPSSWRICKWSSIELPYFLSVASSSHTVQETRANERETGFRDVMIGPRTGLIHQDKIDTRGEVCRVAIPAAQGMFVISAAWRASQPITRDRCELAVQHAKDLEPHLPK from the coding sequence ATGCCGAATCAGATGGAACCAAGGCGGGGCTCGCCGCGTCCTATAGTTGTGACGGGGAAATCCGACGCCGACGCTGGGAGAGCTATGCGCACCGCTGACGTCCTATGCACTGTGCTCGGTGGTGCCGCTGTATTGGCGCTCGCTACTGGCTGCGGGACGGTCACGGACGGCACCGCGACTACGACCAGCGCGGCGGCAGATAGCCCTCATATTTTCAACCCCTGTACACAACTCAGCGACGACGTATTACGCGCAAACAGGGTCGACCCCGCAACAAAGAGCGTGACGACAGATCCCGCAGAGGGTCCGTCGTCATGGCGAATCTGCAAGTGGTCTTCGATCGAGCTCCCGTACTTCCTGTCGGTAGCGTCTTCCAGCCACACAGTGCAGGAGACCCGAGCCAATGAGAGAGAAACCGGCTTTCGGGACGTAATGATCGGCCCGCGAACTGGGCTGATCCATCAGGACAAGATTGACACCCGAGGTGAGGTCTGTCGAGTAGCGATACCTGCGGCGCAGGGCATGTTCGTGATCAGTGCGGCCTGGCGCGCGTCCCAACCGATCACTCGTGACCGATGCGAACTTGCGGTCCAGCACGCGAAGGATCTTGAACCACACTTACCGAAGTGA
- a CDS encoding helix-turn-helix domain-containing protein has product MRQVRPIVLRPLVNAELKSLGRTNALGPNLQSGDSAYGQWATDSGRFKERSPIAQRKTHALPQTCPEHGQPAVQNSPGSHPDGAPAMSEIESTVARRQLGRYLRELRLQSGMTIAEAAELIERGSSTLQRLEKGTADRVRVHDVEALCRIYGADEIMTAALIGLAKQAKVKSWFHEFGDLIPENFDVYVGLEAAARSLTSYQVELVPGLLQTAEYARAVIRMGVPDETDDDHERRVRMRMQRQVLITRKARPATIDIVLHETVLRRVIGNNRVMAAQCRHLADLSTKPNITIRVLPFSAGVPGGKLTGPFIILGFGNDSKGGEAEPRVVYVPSFVGDMYLEKEQDVRRYDQANEAIQQAALDVVSSRNLLRQVAREFERER; this is encoded by the coding sequence GTGAGGCAAGTTCGCCCGATCGTCCTGCGGCCGTTGGTAAATGCTGAGCTCAAGAGCCTGGGCAGAACCAACGCGCTCGGGCCGAACCTGCAGTCAGGAGACAGCGCATACGGCCAATGGGCAACGGATTCTGGGAGATTCAAAGAAAGAAGCCCAATAGCCCAGCGGAAGACCCATGCCTTGCCGCAGACTTGCCCAGAGCACGGCCAACCCGCAGTTCAGAATTCGCCCGGTTCACACCCAGATGGAGCGCCCGCGATGTCCGAGATCGAATCCACTGTCGCCCGACGGCAACTCGGTCGATACCTGCGAGAACTCAGGCTTCAGTCCGGCATGACGATCGCCGAAGCCGCCGAGCTGATCGAGCGAGGGTCGAGCACTCTCCAACGGCTGGAGAAAGGCACCGCCGACCGGGTCCGTGTCCACGATGTCGAGGCGCTGTGCCGCATCTACGGAGCTGACGAGATCATGACCGCCGCTCTCATCGGCTTGGCGAAGCAGGCCAAGGTCAAGTCGTGGTTCCATGAGTTCGGCGATCTGATCCCGGAAAACTTCGACGTGTACGTGGGACTCGAAGCAGCAGCGAGAAGTCTGACCTCGTACCAGGTCGAACTCGTTCCTGGACTGCTCCAGACAGCCGAGTATGCCCGTGCCGTCATCCGGATGGGCGTGCCGGATGAGACAGACGACGACCACGAACGCCGAGTCCGGATGCGAATGCAGCGGCAGGTGCTCATCACTCGGAAAGCGCGGCCCGCAACTATCGACATCGTGCTGCACGAAACCGTTCTGCGTCGGGTTATCGGCAACAACAGGGTCATGGCAGCACAGTGTCGACACCTTGCCGACCTGAGCACGAAGCCGAACATCACCATCCGGGTACTCCCGTTCTCCGCCGGAGTGCCGGGCGGCAAGCTCACCGGGCCGTTCATCATCCTCGGCTTCGGTAACGATTCGAAAGGCGGCGAAGCTGAGCCAAGGGTCGTGTACGTCCCGAGCTTCGTCGGAGACATGTACTTGGAGAAGGAACAAGACGTTCGTCGGTACGATCAAGCGAATGAGGCAATCCAGCAAGCTGCGCTGGACGTCGTGAGCAGCAGGAATCTGCTGCGGCAGGTAGCGAGGGAGTTTGAGCGTGAACGTTGA
- a CDS encoding DUF397 domain-containing protein produces MNVDLSKANWFKSSRSDATKECVEVAFLDEDLIGVRDSKNPSGPALVFAPGEWDAFTAGVIGGEFDRR; encoded by the coding sequence GTGAACGTTGACCTATCCAAGGCGAACTGGTTCAAGAGCAGCCGGAGCGATGCCACAAAGGAGTGCGTCGAGGTCGCGTTCCTCGATGAAGACTTGATCGGGGTCCGTGACTCGAAGAACCCCAGCGGCCCGGCTCTTGTCTTCGCGCCTGGTGAGTGGGACGCGTTCACTGCGGGCGTGATCGGCGGCGAGTTCGACCGAAGGTAG
- a CDS encoding DUF397 domain-containing protein produces the protein MDVDVAKPTWFKSKHSESGSQCVEVAFLDAGMIGVRDSKNPTGLDLVFTPGEWDAFTAGVIDGEFNRT, from the coding sequence GTGGACGTTGACGTAGCAAAGCCGACGTGGTTCAAGAGCAAGCACAGCGAGAGCGGTTCCCAGTGCGTGGAGGTCGCGTTTCTCGACGCGGGCATGATCGGCGTCCGCGACTCCAAGAACCCCACCGGCCTGGACTTGGTGTTCACCCCCGGCGAGTGGGATGCCTTCACGGCAGGCGTCATCGACGGTGAGTTCAACCGCACGTAG
- a CDS encoding nitroreductase family deazaflavin-dependent oxidoreductase, which produces MPAPRWIARANKIGLNRVTKFIAPWAPGWAVVIHRGRKSGRVFRTPLWAFRRGDGYVIALTYGSNADWVRNVLAADGCELQSRRRHYAVGTPRVYRDENATDMPPFIRFMLRKVIKAPEFLSVEVVRELEAPARSAPPVAR; this is translated from the coding sequence ATGCCAGCTCCACGATGGATCGCCCGAGCCAACAAGATCGGGCTCAATCGGGTCACCAAGTTCATCGCCCCGTGGGCGCCGGGATGGGCGGTGGTGATCCACCGCGGGCGCAAGTCGGGCCGGGTCTTCCGGACACCGCTGTGGGCCTTCCGCCGCGGAGACGGCTACGTGATCGCGCTGACGTACGGATCGAACGCGGACTGGGTGCGCAATGTCCTCGCCGCGGACGGCTGCGAACTCCAATCCAGGCGAAGGCACTATGCGGTCGGCACTCCCCGCGTCTACCGGGACGAGAACGCCACCGACATGCCGCCGTTCATCCGCTTCATGCTTCGCAAGGTGATCAAAGCTCCTGAATTCCTCAGCGTCGAGGTCGTACGCGAACTGGAGGCACCGGCACGATCAGCCCCACCCGTCGCCCGCTGA
- a CDS encoding TetR/AcrR family transcriptional regulator, with protein sequence MPPIGRRPGKTDTRDVLVETARRKFAESGYDKTTVRDIAAAAGVDPALIRHYFGNKAELFRATMGWPFEPADLAARIIDGASGGIGDRLTRVFFEAWEQPESRGPLLAILRGAATHEESAGLVRQFIQGQLYAQLASALPGPDAELRIDLAMAQLLGIAYLRHVLKVEPIASESLGELIARVAPVVTAHLTG encoded by the coding sequence ATGCCTCCGATCGGACGACGCCCCGGCAAGACCGACACCCGCGATGTGCTCGTAGAGACCGCACGCCGCAAGTTCGCCGAATCCGGTTACGACAAGACGACCGTGCGGGACATCGCGGCGGCCGCCGGAGTCGACCCGGCGCTGATCCGGCACTATTTCGGCAACAAGGCCGAACTTTTCCGCGCCACTATGGGATGGCCGTTCGAGCCCGCAGACCTCGCCGCGCGGATCATCGACGGTGCGAGCGGCGGGATCGGTGACCGGCTGACGCGGGTGTTCTTCGAGGCATGGGAACAGCCGGAATCGCGCGGCCCGCTGCTGGCTATCCTGCGGGGCGCGGCGACCCATGAGGAGTCCGCCGGCCTGGTCCGGCAATTCATCCAGGGCCAGCTGTACGCGCAGCTCGCCTCCGCCCTGCCCGGTCCTGACGCCGAACTCAGGATCGATTTGGCGATGGCCCAACTGCTCGGCATCGCCTACCTCCGCCATGTCCTGAAGGTCGAGCCGATCGCCTCGGAATCGCTCGGCGAGCTGATTGCCCGGGTCGCGCCGGTGGTCACGGCGCATCTGACCGGTTAG
- a CDS encoding VOC family protein: MLTVLPIRYVSDVEACRKFYAGLGLVFDSNASLDIWAQLSADAGAVGLHDFTVSKGRPAGSVELGFATDEKLEVVGSRLREQGYDYEIFDEDFGRSLRVVDPDGVTLQIQEIDMAVARASESALSTHARNE; the protein is encoded by the coding sequence ATGCTGACTGTCCTGCCCATCAGGTACGTCTCGGATGTGGAAGCGTGCCGTAAGTTCTACGCCGGTCTCGGGCTCGTGTTCGATTCGAACGCGAGTCTCGATATCTGGGCGCAACTTTCGGCCGATGCCGGGGCGGTCGGATTGCACGACTTCACGGTGTCGAAGGGACGCCCGGCCGGATCGGTCGAACTCGGGTTCGCGACCGACGAGAAGCTGGAAGTGGTCGGCAGCCGATTGCGCGAGCAGGGTTACGACTACGAGATCTTCGACGAGGACTTCGGTCGCAGCCTGCGGGTCGTCGATCCGGACGGCGTGACGCTCCAGATCCAGGAGATCGACATGGCCGTGGCGAGGGCGTCCGAATCGGCCCTGTCAACGCACGCGCGAAACGAGTAG